GCGCAGGACTTCTCTAGACTGGTTCGGTTTTGGGATCACCCCGTCGAACGACCGGAAGTCATGACACCACTCGCCACTGAAGTTTTCGAACTCGGCAACGGATTGACGCTGCTGGTCGAACCGATGCCGCATGTGCAGTCGGCCGCGTTTTCGATTCTGACTCCCGCCGGAGTCATCTACGAGCCGGCCGGACAAAACGGTGTTGCCGCCGCCCTGTGCGACATGATGACCCGCGGCGCCGGGGGGTTCGACAGTCGTCAGCTTTCCGCCGCGCTCGACAATCTGGGCGTGCAGCGCAGTGAAAACGTGGGCTGGAACTTCATCACGTTTTCGGGCGCGACGCTGGCCGACAATCTGCTGAAGGTGTTCCCGATCTATGCCCGTATTTTGCGGGAGCCGCTGCTGGATCCCGAGCAGTTCCCCGCGGTGATGAGCGGTGTCGAACAAGGATTACTCGCCGAAGAAGACGAACCGCAGCGCAAGGCCCTCACGGAACTGCGTCGCCATTGCTACGACGCCCCCTGGAATCGGCCGGTCGATGGCACGCTCGCGGAACTGGACGCGATCACGCCGGATTCCGTATCGCAGTTCTATCGCTCACATCTGAGGCCCAACGGCACCTTGATCGGTGTGGCCGGCAACGTCGATCCGCGTCAGGTGCGCGATGTCGTCGCGGAGATGTTCGGTGACTGGGAACAAATGACGCCTCCCACGCTCCATCGCGTGCCAGGCTCCCGCGAATACCGGCACATTGATCATGCTTCGACCCAGACGCACATTGGGCTGGCTTACAATGCCGTCCCGTATGGTCATGCCGACTACTATGCCGCCTGGGCGGCGGTCAGCGTTCTCAGCGGCGGCAGCAGTTCTCGACTCTTCACCGAGGTGCGGGAAAAACGGGGACTCTGCTATTCCGTCTACGCGACTCTGCACAGCCTGCTGACAGAAGGCCGAGTGCTGGCCTATGCCGGTGCGACCACCGACCGAGCGCAGGAAACGCTGAACGTGATGGTCGAGGAGATGCGCCGACTCAGCGAAGGGGTCGAACCAGACGAACTGCGGCGGTGTCAGGCTCGGGCGAAAAGCTCGCTGATCATGCAGCAGGAATCGACCGGCGCACGGGCGTCGTCAATTGCCCGTGACTGGTTCCATCTGAAGAAGATTAACACGCTGGCCGACGTGCGTGCGGCGGTGGAGTCGCTGACGATTGAAGAGATCGCCGAGTACGCCCGCCGCTTCCCTGCTCGAGACCTGACAGTGCTGACGATCGGTGCCGAACCGCTACAGGTTCCGCAGGATTGACGGCACAAGACCTCCGAGTCACGATTCGCCGTTTTGGCAAAAAGAGTTTTCAGTTTTCAGTCGTCAGTTTTCAGTTCAAAAAGACTGAATAGCTGACAGCTGATTGCAGAACGCTCCAAACTGATCACTGAAAACTGACCACTGAAGACTCTTTCATGAAGCCCGACCGTTTCGAACTCGCCCGACTGGAAAAGCTGCAGAAGATCGTGGAACTCGGTCACGATCCGTTCGGGCAGCGTTTTGACGGCCATGAGTCGCTGGCGGCTGTGCGCGAGAAGTGTCCGGCCGAGCCCGGCGTGCTGGGAGACGCCGTTCGCGTGGCAGGCCGTATCATGCTCCGCCGCAAGGCCGGCAAGCTGCGGTTCTTTGATATCGCCGACGCCACTGGCAGGATTCAGTTGTTGTTCTCGCGGGGTGACCTGACT
This genomic stretch from Planctomicrobium piriforme harbors:
- a CDS encoding M16 family metallopeptidase, whose protein sequence is MTPLATEVFELGNGLTLLVEPMPHVQSAAFSILTPAGVIYEPAGQNGVAAALCDMMTRGAGGFDSRQLSAALDNLGVQRSENVGWNFITFSGATLADNLLKVFPIYARILREPLLDPEQFPAVMSGVEQGLLAEEDEPQRKALTELRRHCYDAPWNRPVDGTLAELDAITPDSVSQFYRSHLRPNGTLIGVAGNVDPRQVRDVVAEMFGDWEQMTPPTLHRVPGSREYRHIDHASTQTHIGLAYNAVPYGHADYYAAWAAVSVLSGGSSSRLFTEVREKRGLCYSVYATLHSLLTEGRVLAYAGATTDRAQETLNVMVEEMRRLSEGVEPDELRRCQARAKSSLIMQQESTGARASSIARDWFHLKKINTLADVRAAVESLTIEEIAEYARRFPARDLTVLTIGAEPLQVPQD